The DNA sequence caATTGAAATGGCCCTTTTTGTAAAAACCACTGTgttatctctgcctccatccatGCCAACTACCGAGGtatcctgtttctttttccacaggTCGACCCTTCCCCTGCGCCGCAGACTTACACACTAATTGGCATACTAAATGCTAATATTTTGCCATGACACTCGAGACCCAGGTGTAAAGATGTTGATTAGAAAGTCCCTAATTGGCTCTATGGTGAAACCTTTGAGGGGAGAGAAGATGCCTTAATTGGCTATAAATGGCTTCTATGGACAGCCTACCTGCAGAGAGTCAGCAAAAGCTGAGCTTCAGTTCTAAAGGTAAATTATACTATTCCTTTACAGCACATTGTTGACTGTCTCACAATAAATCAGTGTGTTATACAGTAGTGCGTGCACATGCACCTGCTGTGGATGCACAGTATGCAGGGCCACAAACAGCAATACTCTAGAGACTAACGGCCTCGCAGTCATCATTAATCACATACACtgcaaatatacattttcaggaaatttttagtaattaaaagcacattttagCATTAGTAATGTTAGCCCAGATGCTTACCAACACTGTGGAAACACTGCTGTTAATAAAAGAGACCGAATCCTGCTTCCTTGATGAGCAGAGGTAATGACATAATGGGGAGGCAAAGGCAAGCCACTATAAAGGAATGACAAAACACCATAACAACCAGACAAAACCCTTCAGTCTGCAGAATATAATGGCTGAGGCCATTATAACATATAGGAAAATAATGGCCGTGTGTTTTAGGAGGAAAAacagtgggaagaaaaaaacaagggctGGGGTACAGAAGAGCATTCTTTCTATTTGCTCTACATGAAATGCAGCCTGAAAGGACAGGCTTTTATCCTTTATCACAAAATGTTCCCCATTATAATGTCAGGTCATTGTCGGACACTGAAGCAAGGCAATGCACAAGAACATTGATCTTGAATATGAATTATTCGACCAATGCACAGAACTGTGAAGGAGGGAGATACGCTATGAAAgtgccaaaataaaatacatttgaaactGTCTCATGAAGTGCCACTTGAGACCCACATCGACACCTTGTCTGACATACTCTAATTAGCAGCTTACACCTTCCTACAGGAGCCGActcatttctcttttctaaCTCAGCCCAAGCTTGTCATTGCCACCACTTTTAAGTGGTATATTAAATCATCTAATTAGTTCGTAGATCTTATAAGTTATTTTTATGTTAACTTGTAAACCTTGGGTTTcagttacataaaaaaatcaatgatttgTAGAGCTTTTATGGTTATCGCAATGGAAATGAtcattgtctttgttgtttattGGTTGAAATCCAGACAATATTTATTACTTTGTTCTCTTACCTTTAATACACTTATTAACCGGTACACTAGAATAAAAATCGACCTATCCACCTTTATCAGAGCCTATACACTTCTGTTTTTCCAACCCGTGCACCTTTAAGTTCACACATTCTTCCTCCACCTTTAATTCATCTTCCGTTCTAACCTTTACACCTTACATTGTTAAGGCTGAGCCACATGTCGGAGACTTTTGTTGCTCTTTAATAAGGCACCACCTTTCCACCAGTCTCATTCTGCAGTAGGTCACATCCGACCTAATGCCACTGCCACTTAATGAGGTTACCGAGTGTCAATagatgaaatgttgaaatgctaCTATGGCACTGATCATCAAAACTAcagtgtgcgtgcgcgtgtgtgtttgtgtgtgtgtgtgtgtgtgtgtgtgtgtgtgtgtgtgtgtgaccagatGACCAACCCAGATTCACCCATATTGGACCAGCCATAAATATTCATACTCCCACACCATGGTCATCGCTGTAAAGGGCAAAGTACATATTGGTGGTGAATTATATATCCATTGAAAAGGTCATCTACCTCGACACCAATCTTTTGATGAGTTATGGGGCACTTTGAGTGAAGAGGATTAGTTGCATTAAGCGAATGAGCTTTGCAAACTTGGTTCGGAGCTTGCACATCCGCAGCATGTTTCATTAGCTAAACATGAGAGACAGatatgtttgatttgtttcataTGTGGTTGACATATGTCTGATTACGCAGCTTCATCCCCTCTCCTCAGTTCCCCCCTtcagtgaggacagaggacgTTACCTTTTCACTCATCCTCCTCTGCCCATTCTCCTGataacatccatccatctctctctctctctctcagtcgcTCTCTGTCAGCTCTCTTGTCTGTGTCCTGCCTGTCTCAGCAGTGATCTCTCCCCAGGATATGTCTTATTCTCAGCTCCCTTTGACAAGACATTGATCAATACCATACATATCAGTCTGACAATACttgtacacgcacgcacgcacccccGCTTGATTTTTCAGTGTTGGTCAGAAATCAAGtgacaacccaccgtgacgccacccattggtttgtgaactgccattttgtaGCCTCAGGTTTTTTGACCAGTGCCAAATTGTTTTGAAACCAGGAGTatccatatttggaggagtggtGGGAGGGCCTGACTGAGAGATGGTCCACTACACGTCCACATACACCTGCACCTTTTAGACTAACTGTCAATCACGCTATATCCACATcccaatgcataccgtgctttaACGTCTAATTTACTCTCAAGGAGACCATCatctacaaaatgaacattgtgctgtattggagaagacttgaaagtaaAGATTGAGAACATGAActcctcatgaaaatgtttactgacgttataaatcaagtgagaagtagagtcatagAGACAGACTTCCTTTTTGGAAcctgtggagtcgccctctgctgctcattccagagaagacaggaggagacaggagtaCATAAATTTTTTTGCTGCCAGTTTATGCTAAACTAAGCCAACCAGCTGCTGCTTGCAAATTCATATTTTGCATACAGAAACAAGAGAGGCATCTTCTCCTCTTACttttggcaagaaagcaaatgagcatattttcaaaaatgtaagaCTGATCCTTAAATATATGCTCTCACTCATGATCCAATTCTCACAGTGCAAGAAAGTCACTTCATGAACAGAAGAGTTACGGTATTGATACTAAGGGAGTCATTTTTTGGTTGAATGTCTTCACCGTCTCTCGATTGACCAACTTTTTCAATATTATCCTCAAGGTTTTTCTCATTGACCTCGCCAGTTCACTTTGCTGCCAGAGCACTTGtctattcacaaaaaaaagaagaaaaaaaccccattgcATTGAAGCTGAGGGGAAAGATCAGCACTCAATTGGGTTAAATAATTTAGTTGATGGAAAAGATAATTAATGGGGAAGGAGTCAATAGCTAGTATGGACCGTAAAAGTATAAaggttgtgtgtgcgcgcgtgtgtgtgtgtgtgtgtgtgtaaagaagGGGCACAGGTGGGGGGAGAAGATCTCATCTAAAAGCTATGAAAAATTTAACAGCAGGAGAAGACAGGAATCACAATGTCTGTGAAGGCACGCAACAAACCAAGTCCTCCAATTATATCTGGCATTTAACTGTCCGTCCTCTTTACTCTAGACTTTATGCACATCCAAGTCAATGAATTGAGGAATAACTATTTTTATGGACTTTAACAGTCACATAAAAGCTCTACTATGTAATTATGCTTGTATTTGGAGCACAGCAGTGCAtccgggaaaaaaaactatagcgGATTCcagtgaaagaaaacaattcCTATCTGTGATGCAGATAGACATTTAATAAGAGACCAAGTTAAGGCGTTTTGaagattttctttgtttcttcagtTAGAgcataattcaattaaaaaaaactgtgtacTTTGATGCAGATTTTGTCATTATATGTGATTGATTGAAATGCGTTCCAAATGCATTAAGTATTTTGAGAAAAGATAATCGtctcagtcatttttcaagccAAAATGCCAAATTTTCTGTCTCTAGAGTATCAAATGCAAGAGAATTCAGCTCGAAATAAGTCGTTAGAAGATGTTACTGTGAACCATTGAAAGGTTAATCcattaataaaacatgtccCTAAAATAATTGATGCATTAATCAATAAAAATTCATTAGTTTCAGACCCAATTTATTATTTGCTTTTGGATCCAAATCTGCACAAAATACACATTGTTGTAGAAAATCTTGATATAATCATGGTAACAATCGTATGctagattttgttttctttcatccatcATGTAGCAGGAAATACTAAAAATGCGGcttgaaatctgaaaaatgcTAAGACATGTTCATGGGGGAAAAATATCTTACTGACATctgttgaaaggtttttgagGTTTTTTCAGCTAAATAACAAACAATGAACCTGGTGTGCATAAGGGTAAAGCCCCCAGCAGCTGGCCCAATGATGTACAGTACTTaagtgctgtgttgttgttggtgacATCTTAGCGTTGTTGCTAATTTAAGATTGCAATGAATGGTGGGGAAGAGAAGTAGTGCAAAATAATAATGGATATAAAAAGCCATAACACACAGAACAACGCACTCTGTTAGCCTGAGGGTTAAAATTTCTACCAATGTAACATCAACATTCAAGGTGCCATACAATCTCTACACTGTcaaatagagctgcaacagttaatcgattagtaatcaaatactaaattaatcgccaattaTTTTTGATAGTTGATTAATCGGTTGAAGTAATCTTTATCgggaaaacaaagtcaaaattctttgatttcagcttcttaaatgtgaatattttctggtttctttgctccatctataactaaatatatttggtctgtggactaaacaaaacatcatcttaaggtttgggaaacacgattgatatttttcatcattttatggaccaaacaactgatcgattaatcgagaaaataatcggctgattaatcgatgatgaaatcAATCATAAGTTGCAACTCTACTGTCAAATAAAAGTGTAATaaactggacttttttttttgcaaagaattATTGGAAAAATCTACCATGAAACCGGTTCAGATACTCCCCTGCCATATTCATATACGTATTTAAAGTCTTTGAAGATGGAGATTCAGTTAAACTTATGAGTGAACAGCAGCCCAGCAGGCTGACGCACTGCTCAGCAGCATATTGTTCACGAACCATGTGAATTATGTGTAGAGAAACAACTTTTGTTTCAGCAAGCTCTCAGTTCAGTTTGACCTGGCTTGTAACAATGCaaagcgtgtttgtgttttttcttcttcttctctggtaaTCCCCAGGATATCAGTCCTCTGTTCTGCAGCACACATGTCAGAATCAGAGTTCCTCAACAGAGTGAGGGCTTAGTACCTCAAGCTTGTCACACATCTCCAGATGGTTGTGTTCAAGGCTATTTCCAGGCTTTTGtacttgtttatttattagtGGTAAAGTCAGAGTTCCTCAGAGGACAGTAGCCAGCTGCTGCATTTTAGCTTTGTTCCACTGAGACTTGGAGGGCTGTTATCCTCTTGATCGCTTGGCTGTcaatccctctctctttcactcccccTCCCATTGTTTACAAGTTGTACAATTAATTACTGTACAGTGTTGGCACTTCTTAGTCCGTACCCTGTTTCTAATctcatcctgtttttgtttctctttctttgtcgtCACATTTTATGATTGAACTGTATTATTTAACAGGGCGGTGATATAGCTGAGGAACAGCACGAGTCATTTAATTTGAACTTTACTCGAAACTGCATTATGATTCCAGGGCCATTCCAGGTCTTCACCATGTTGTTTCGTGCTGTTTTGATCACCTTCATTGCACATGTGCACAGTCCACTTGCATTGAACAGGTGAGAATGCGGGAGGACTTTACAGTGGTAAGATTCAGTCTATTTAAGAATCTTTTACGATGTTTGTTGGCTTTTCTCAAGCTCAAGGTCATTCAAGgaagtatatttatataaacttAGTCCAGAAACCAGATCTATTGGCAagctcatgtttatttgctctcACAGATTGGTCTAGTCTCCGTTCTTGTTCCTGCCAATCAAAGCCATTTATCTAAATACCAGACAGGTTTGACATGATAACTGAGAGGGGAGAGCTGTTGAAAGGTTTTCGTCAACAACTGAGATGACTGCCGCTAATGTGGAGAGGTCTTTTCAATTCACTATTGCGACAGTATTAAACCAACTGTATGGTAATGTATATTTATAGTAAGCATATTTTAGTAAGCACGCACATCAGTCCTCTCCTCGGTCCTGACGTTATTCAGGATACATGAGGATGGAGTGAAGTAGAGGTCAATCAAAACGCAAGCAAACACAATAACGCGACACCTCAGATGGCTATCATCTTCTACTATTCTTCTTCTAtcttttttgttgccttttttttcggGGGACCTGCGCAAATGAGAGGAGGTGACGTGAGTGTGACACCACAATCTGATGAGATCGCTATCGCAGCTCAATGTGGACTGGAGACACATATTTGtaccaggtgtaaatgtaacCAGGTTAAAATCATACTGTGATAAAATTTGGATATGAAGCTTTTTAATGCCAGgtctaaattaaaataaaataaattggaaaaaaaaatcatttgtgacAACCTAAAGGTTTGCTTCGTAAATAACAGACTGTTTCTGTGCATTCAGTATATTAGCTCGACCTCACCagcagcatttgtttttcttttttcaaagtgtcACAGCTCAAAGAAGTCCCTTTTATTTTCTACTGTCTTCATTTGTTCACTTTTGCTATTGGTGCTTTTCTCCCCATTCATAAACCCTGAAGTCTGGATAACATAGAAACAAGTAGACATCCATTCTGTTAATTCTTGTCTAGCAATGGTGTTCACATAATTAAGTGTAATATATTACACTTAACATAATCAAGTGAAGCCAAGCATATTATCATGCTACAGATGTGATTTTACAGATTAAATCTGAAGAGAGTAGGGGCAccattaatataaaatatgggACGTGTAAGACATAAAGTGAGCAGACCTGCAATGAGGCATTAACTATTTCATTGGTCAACCTCATGCCTGCATTTGTATTGGTTGGCAGATTTTCACAGGGTCATTTCATAAAAATcccagaggaagagcagaagcGTGAATGTGAACAGTAGCACTCAAACTGAAGCACAGCAACAGGATATCTGAGTACAGACTTATAGTCTTGTACAGAACAAGTTTGCATGTGAGGCGGGGCTATTTGTGCCAGAGCGCAAAATCCAATTGTGACCATAAGAATTGCTTGCAAGACAGGGGAAGGCCTTCACAAAGCCTGGAATGTAAGCATTTTTTAAACCTGTAATTTAAAATTTTGATCCGCATGATAAGTATTACTGTTGGCTGAATAAATAGTCAACAATATTCCATCTAAActctttattttgtcatttaatccaGGTGACTTCTTGTTATCCTGTACGCTCGATGTCGTACAAGATCAAATGATTGAATTGCTGCTGTAACTGTGTCCACAGACGGATACTGGATCAAATTCTCtcacacaaactgtacaaaagaGTTTCACCAAATAACAATTCTGTGGGTTAATAGTTGCAGACTGAGATCAAAAGTTCAAGGGACACTTCAGCCACACGATCGCACCCACCTCAACCCACACTCACCTGTCCGTTCTTCTTCAGGTCCGCCCACATGCTCGTCCCGTCACCACCTCTCATCAGGACGTGGTAGGTGAAGTAGTAGATACCTGGCAGAGGACAGGTGAACTTGCCAGTGCTCGGCTCGTAGTAGTTCCCCACGTTGGTCACCACATCATCGAACTTTAGTATTTCACTCCCTTCATGTTGTTTCCGGAGGCCTGCGTAGAAGGCAATTTTGGGGCTGTAGAAAGAGGGGCCGTAGCCACTGGGTCCAGGCCATGGTGGACCAGGTGGGCCAGGCTTGCCGGGCTCTCCAGGGGGCCCTTTAGGACCTGGTGGACCTGGAAGTCCAGGGCTCCCTCTAAACCCTTGTTTTCCCTTGCTGTTTGGGAAGTCTGGGGGCTGAGGGGAGACGGCTGTCAGCTCTccttgtgggggggggtcacacaccATCTTGCAGGTCCCGAGCCTCTCATAATGTGTGCCCCCTGCTCCGGACCCTCCCCCTTTGGTGGTGTGGACCAATAGGGGAATGGCCACCAGCAAGACCAGGACCATGGCCACGCCAACTCCAGCCCCGATGACGCGTTTCTTGCGGCTGAGCCGGGAGGCGGCCAGCGTGAGGAAATCCTCCTCCCCCTTGGCTGGAATGGTTGTGCCGGCCAGACTGAACTCGGGGTAGGAAGTAACTACAGGATCGAGAGGGGAGATGCGTGATTGTGTTGGGcggagaaaagaagaggaggctgTTCTAGTATAGGGACAGACAAGCCTCAGACAGAAGCAGGGGGGAAAAGATCAGCAGTCTGTGGAAGAATGACATATACAATTTTCCATTTCCTGATTTTCAGTACATTTGTTTTCTGGTTGTTTCCGTTTCCTCTGGCTCACTGTGTATGAGGGCTTTCCACTTATCTAAAGATGAGACATCACTTTGCAAGGCAAAAACAactaatatttaaatgtatttgtcaaaaaTGAGCAACGCAATTGAAATGTTTagcttttattttacttttattttctaaccCAGCTGTGTAAGCTCCTGTGAAAAGCTTTCAGTTGCTCAGGCAGAGAGCTGTCAGGTGGGGTCGACAGCATTCCCACTGGAGTTCATCTCACCCAACACATACGAGGAAGGGCGCTTTGGCTTTACTTGTCTGTCCGGGAAtgagacgaggagaaggaggaaactGCTAAATCCCAGatcttgtctttcttcctctctgtttgtgtttttgttgatggGCTAACAGCTCTCTATACATCCGTTGTTTGAGGGAGCCGGGGTTTTATCTCTTTCAGCAGTCTACTCCTCCATTCAAAGTACAGATATGTTGCAGGTCATAACAAGGCAAATTCTGAAGAAAGGCCATGCAGGCCAAATTGCATTGGATATGAGGACTCTTGTTTGAAATGCAGCTTGGAtgaagcagaaaacatttttattgcagcATCACCGCAAATCATCCAATCTCTTGCAATCTGGAaggaaaaaacccaaagcacACATATATTACAATAAGCAGTCACGGACGAACAAAACCACATCCCTTTGCCATgtattgaatttgaattttaaaacgTAGAAgaaattttacaaataaatacttGGATTTGTAATGAATGCAAATTTAGATTTGTTTGAGGAATTTTAAGTACAAGGGAAAATGTCACAGACAACAGGGGGATTTTCGATAATGCCCTGgctatttttcacatttctgttattattcataaagataacaaaataataaatgggaAACCTCAGTGCTATAACAGTCATCGCTGCACATTGATATTATCACAGGCCGAGATTCCATATGCTCCACAAGTCAGTTCTTTTAGTGCACAAATAATAAATCTGGACAATAAAGAAGTATCTGAAGTGATTCCTTTCCAATCACCGCGATCAGCCTGAGTCGGAACGAGAGGACAGGAAGATCTCTGAGGCGAACTTTTGAGAAATTCATACAAAAGACATGAACTCACCGAGAGACCTGATCGCTCCTCTCTGCCCCGTGGTCAGTGGCTCTTCGTGCTGCGGTGCTCGGATGCGAACGCTGCAGGAAAAGTGGTCCAAAGAAATTCTCCAGAGATGGACTGAGGTCTTGCACCTTCTCCTCGGGTGAACAGGAGTCAGACGGATGTTTCAACTCGCAGCATCTCGGTCAGGACTCCGGCCGGACAACTCTCTGCGAGGATGCTCCGAGAGGTCCGGGCAGACAcgaggcgtgtgtgtgtgtgtgtgtgtgtgttttcttttttcctcagagaaacatttatCGGCTACAATTCAAAGTGACGTATAGTAGTGCTCCTTCGGGTGAAATCACGGATTCCGACAAATTACTTTCGCACTTCACTTCCGACGTGCAGGAACAAACCGGCGCAGAGCGACTTTATTCGCAGAGCAACAGTTCACTCACTTGTTGTAATTTCcgtcttctctccttctcagTGTCTGCCTACAACTGTTgcccccgccctccctccagaacacacacacactcacacacacacacaaacacacacgcacacacacacacgcacacacacacacacacacacacacccaaccccccccacacacacaaacacacacacagacacacacgcacccacacacacacacacacacacacacacacacacacaaacacacacacacacacacacacgcacacacacacacacacacacacacacacagacacacacgcacccacacacacacacacacacacacacacacagacacacacgcacccactcacatacacacacacacacacacacagacacacacgcacccactcacacacacacacacacacacacacgcacccccccacacacacacgcacaaacacacacgcacacacacgcacccactcacacacacacacatgcacaaacacacacacacccccacacacacacacacacacacacacacagcttgaggTCCACCGTCTCATCCTGCATGTGACCTTTTCACAAATCAAACTACTACATCTGTTTAACAGTTCAATCAAGCTGTGTCATTTTCCGTCTGAATATTGGAGATTTATATTCAACAAAATAATCACTTTAATAATGTGTCACTGGTGGATTTACAGCCCCTGTATTTGTCATTGCACGTGTCAGTTACTGTACCAGCCTTGTAGTTGTTTTCTAATGAGGACACTGCTCCACACCGCACATCGCTTGCTGGGCACATCTGTGTGGAGGAGCACAGTGGAGAGACCGGAGTGTGAGCACAGAACATGGGCTACAGATGTGAGACTGACTGATGCACATCATGCCAGACAGCGAAGGGAAAGGGATAAGGTGAAAGGCGGAGAGTGGTGTTCTTAGGGTTTGTTGTCAATGTATGTGTTTCTGTTGCTTTCAGACCTTGTTAGAGATGAAAGATGTATCGCTGCTGACAACTCCCACCTCCTACCCCCGGTGCCTTTCTCTTCCTTTCGCTCCCCCTGACTTCATATTTATAGCACTTATAAACGTATGAATTCTCAAATTGGGAGAGAATTGTTTTTACTAAACAGGGGATTATTTtcacttcttttgttttgtccatttcaaaaagaaaaacttgacaGTAAAGTCTGTGGTGTGTTCTACAATGCTGCTTACAATTTTTGTTCCGGGGGCATTAACACAAGAAAAACTGGGGTAAAACCATTAAGGCAGCAGCCAGTCCTCTGAGGCACAAGTGTACTTGTATGTACTGTCAGTTCTgcttcttatttattcatctccCAACTTTACTGAGCAGGAGAGTGTAGCAGATATTGAATATGGATCAATAGATCACTCCCCAGGATGCATACTGTCAGCCGACCGAGCCCTCAGGCAGATGCCAAGCCTCTggtcacatttgcatttttggaGATAGAAAATAACTAGTGGGGAAACTGTGTGGTctctacatttatttgtgtgaaattgGCAAGTCAAAACTAAAGATGCTAAAgaattgtagtttttttgtgaatatgtgCTTTTACATTTTCCCATCTGCTTGTATCCGCTTCAGTGTGCATGCCTGGACATGCTTTTTTTATGTGCCTTTATGGTCGCGTGCGAGATGCCTCCATGCATACATAtgtgtgcacatacacatataaTTTACATGTGGGCTCTGACAAACTGGTGACACACTCAGGGGCTCCCtgcatttaaattattattgcCAAGAAGGGAGGACGATTTAGAGAAGGAGGTTTTTAGAGCCCTATGAAATATTAACTAAGCCGATGAATATATAAGCTGTGAAGCGATAAtatctgtctctgactctgtttCCCCGTGATATATGATATCATGTTCTTGTCTGTACTATATCATCCTCTCGTGTTAAATTAAAGCTCAGTTTTACAGGAAGAAAACGGCTTGATACAACATTTTAtctgaataaaacaatatcatTTCATCAGCggtttttaattcatgttacGTCTCCTTTCTTGCTCTTGACTCTGAtatttgtcttcctctttcctgACCTTCAGGTGTCTGAGCTGTGGAGTTGTATAAAGGCTTTACAGCAACATCAGGCGGGAAGCCCAGAGAGTGGCAGGATTACGTCTCAGGTGGGACATGGCTTTTTTGTTAACACAAAGGCACAGACCAACAatgcggagaaaaaaaataaaaccctaaGGCACAGGAGATCTTTCTAGGTGCCTAAAATTTGTCTTTATAATCCTGAGACACTTGAGGTCGCAAGGGAAAATTGGTAAATCTAAATAAGATGCTGTTTCTCTACTGTTAAtggttgcaaaagttaatgcacTACTACACTATACTGTATGATGTCATTTTGTGACTTCATTGTGACATCAGAATGATGTCAGtcctaccatatgatcataaatAATTGTAAAGATTGTAAATCTAGAAGAGCTTTAATTCGCGTCTATAGGGGGCAGAGATAccttgaaaaatgcattttgaactATATGCTTGACATTATTTTCTGATTCTTTGTGTCTTATTCATGATAACGTCACTTTTCATATGGCCTAATATGAAGTGGAATAAGATTTAAATTGTCTCTCTAGCCCAATTATTTGCAgagatatcttggaaaatgtgtttttttctaatcataTTTTgaatgaccttgaccttgacctttctACTGTTGTGCTCCAAAAGTTAATTATCCGGAGATACCTTGCAAAGTAATATTCCAACCAAGTTCTgtgaaaatccatccattaatTGTCTGGTTATTTTgtctacatacacacatgcacatgcacacacatgca is a window from the Scophthalmus maximus strain ysfricsl-2021 chromosome 6, ASM2237912v1, whole genome shotgun sequence genome containing:
- the c1ql4b gene encoding complement C1q-like protein 4, which produces MVLVLLVAIPLLVHTTKGGGSGAGGTHYERLGTCKMVCDPPPQGELTAVSPQPPDFPNSKGKQGFRGSPGLPGPPGPKGPPGEPGKPGPPGPPWPGPSGYGPSFYSPKIAFYAGLRKQHEGSEILKFDDVVTNVGNYYEPSTGKFTCPLPGIYYFTYHVLMRGGDGTSMWADLKKNGQVRASAIAQDADQNYDYASNSVILHLDVGDEVCVQLDGGKVHGGNTNKYSTFSGFLIYPD